Proteins from a genomic interval of Chromatiales bacterium:
- the prmA gene encoding 50S ribosomal protein L11 methyltransferase: MDWLEVSLEVSREAVTGTEACFEAIGALAITLRDAADDPLFEPPPGATPLWPSARITALFEATESAGRIAEAVAAMLGAATAQSLRFAPLAEREWTREWLAHFRPMRFGRRLWVLPHAAERPDDPDAVCVRLDPGLAFGTGTHETTALCLAWLDGAIDGGERLLDFGCGSGILSIAALKLGAAAAMAVDIDPQALEATRLNAAANGCAARVTASDVLPAARYDVIVANVLAGPLVEHAAALIERLAAGGRIALSGVLAEQADAVMTAYAHAIRFDPPAERGGWVRLAGRCG; the protein is encoded by the coding sequence ATGGACTGGCTCGAGGTCTCGCTCGAAGTCAGCCGGGAGGCGGTGACCGGCACCGAGGCCTGCTTCGAGGCAATCGGTGCGCTTGCCATCACCCTGCGCGACGCCGCGGACGATCCGCTGTTCGAACCACCACCAGGCGCGACACCGCTGTGGCCGAGCGCGCGGATCACGGCACTGTTTGAAGCAACCGAAAGCGCCGGGCGCATCGCCGAGGCCGTCGCCGCGATGCTCGGCGCCGCAACCGCCCAGTCACTGCGGTTCGCGCCGCTGGCCGAACGCGAGTGGACGCGCGAATGGCTGGCGCACTTTCGACCGATGCGTTTCGGCCGCCGGCTGTGGGTGCTGCCGCATGCCGCGGAGCGACCCGACGACCCGGACGCGGTCTGCGTGCGACTGGACCCGGGGCTGGCGTTCGGCACCGGCACCCACGAGACCACGGCCTTGTGTCTGGCATGGCTGGACGGCGCGATCGACGGCGGCGAGCGACTGCTCGATTTTGGCTGCGGCTCCGGCATTCTCTCCATCGCGGCCCTGAAGCTCGGTGCCGCGGCGGCAATGGCCGTGGACATCGACCCGCAGGCGCTCGAGGCCACCCGACTGAACGCCGCCGCCAATGGCTGCGCCGCGCGCGTGACGGCCAGCGACGTGCTGCCGGCGGCGCGTTACGATGTCATCGTGGCCAACGTACTTGCCGGTCCCCTGGTCGAACACGCAGCCGCGCTGATCGAGCGTCTCGCCGCTGGCGGGCGCATCGCGCTGTCCGGCGTGCTGGCCGAACAGGCCGACGCCGTGATGACGGCCTACGCGCATGCGATCCGTTTCGATCCGCCGGCCGAACGCGGCGGCTGGGTACGCCTCGCCGGCCGGTGCGGCTGA
- a CDS encoding zinc-ribbon and DUF3426 domain-containing protein, translating into MLTQCPACHVWFRLRPEHIEAAQGLVRCGRCREVFNALDGLKVERDDDDPLNPKTILPEWSEAEPVMRPDDDAGVESPPRSDPLHWDADRRPADASAPADSRRQAAFDLDADAPSSGPAESPDSLDPDTLRAVLRAAPGHSPARHARPATRRPSTGLALWSVGAVIATVTLALQFMLADPAFVDRYPLSRLVLEPFCRIAPCSVPPRRDPALLAVISREVQQDPDRADALQVTLTVVNTADFAQPAPRVQLALMAAGGQVLARRVFEPGEYAVAAAMIEPAGRMPMRLDIIRPDARASGFQIDLL; encoded by the coding sequence ATGCTGACCCAGTGTCCCGCCTGCCATGTCTGGTTTCGGCTGCGCCCCGAGCATATCGAGGCCGCGCAGGGGCTGGTGCGCTGCGGGCGCTGTCGCGAGGTGTTCAATGCGCTCGACGGACTCAAGGTCGAACGCGATGACGACGATCCGCTGAATCCCAAGACGATCCTGCCGGAGTGGTCCGAGGCCGAACCGGTTATGCGGCCGGACGACGATGCGGGCGTTGAATCGCCGCCCCGCAGTGATCCCCTGCACTGGGACGCCGATCGACGGCCGGCGGACGCGTCTGCCCCGGCCGATTCCCGGCGCCAGGCGGCGTTCGATCTGGATGCCGACGCGCCGTCCAGCGGCCCGGCGGAATCGCCCGATTCGCTCGACCCGGATACGCTGCGGGCCGTTTTGCGGGCCGCGCCCGGCCACTCGCCCGCGCGCCACGCCCGGCCCGCCACGCGGCGCCCGTCCACGGGGCTCGCGCTGTGGTCGGTCGGTGCGGTGATCGCCACGGTCACGCTGGCATTGCAGTTCATGCTGGCCGATCCGGCCTTCGTCGACCGTTATCCGCTGAGCCGACTCGTGCTCGAACCGTTCTGCCGCATCGCGCCGTGCAGCGTGCCGCCGCGTCGCGATCCGGCGCTGCTCGCGGTGATTTCGCGCGAGGTGCAGCAGGACCCGGATCGGGCCGACGCGCTGCAGGTGACCCTGACGGTCGTGAACACCGCGGACTTCGCGCAGCCCGCGCCGCGCGTGCAGCTCGCCCTGATGGCGGCCGGCGGACAGGTGCTCGCGCGTCGCGTGTTCGAGCCCGGTGAATACGCGGTGGCGGCCGCGATGATCGAACCAGCCGGGCGCATGCCCATGCGCCTGGACATCATCCGACCGGACGCCCGCGCATCCGGTTTTCAGATCGACCTGCTGTAA